Proteins from a genomic interval of Nasonia vitripennis strain AsymCx chromosome 3, Nvit_psr_1.1, whole genome shotgun sequence:
- the LOC100122681 gene encoding uncharacterized protein LOC100122681, which translates to MRPSLALLLVALVACLLVPKAEAGIFLEKVGQTAKDVGEKVHEGAKRIETGIKNIFGPGGSEEDVKSSTAVPAVQPVPGAADETLGTTTPTNRNIIRGAKRCLPTEVLSSDGGCRPLE; encoded by the coding sequence ATGCGTCCAAGCCTGGCACTTCTCCTCGTGGCTCTAGTAGCCTGCCTTCTCGTGCCGAAGGCCGAGGCGGGAATCTTCCTCGAGAAGGTGGGTCAGACGGCCAAGGACGTGGGCGAGAAAGTTCACGAGGGCGCGAAGAGAATCGAGACCGGAATCAAGAATATCTTCGGCCCCGGCGGCAGCGAGGAAGACGTCAAATCCTCGACTGCCGTCCCAGCCGTGCAGCCGGTGCCCGGAGCTGCTGACGAGACTCTGGGAACCACGACGCCCACGAACAGGAACATCATCAGAGGCGCCAAGAGATGCTTGCCCACCGAAGTGCTGTCTTCCGATGGTGGCTGCAGACCGCTCGAATGA